In Rutidosis leptorrhynchoides isolate AG116_Rl617_1_P2 chromosome 2, CSIRO_AGI_Rlap_v1, whole genome shotgun sequence, one genomic interval encodes:
- the LOC139894151 gene encoding palmitoyl-monogalactosyldiacylglycerol delta-7 desaturase, chloroplastic-like: MVNLIAVSGGAKEAADYGKILLSDVVITRKRNLFMSRKWRTLDIRMATGILSVHLLALCAPFHFTWGAFFFGCFMYALCGICGITVSFHRNLAHRSFNLPKWLEYTFAYLGVISMQRDPIYWVSMHRYHHQFVDSEKDPHSPTFGFWFSHMGWLFDSGYIMEKYQERKNVEDLKSQAFYRFIKTTYLIHPFAWGSFFYYMGGFPYLSWTMGVAMTFGYHTTFLVNSACHIWGYQAWNTGDLSKNNWWVAILTFGEGWHNNHHAFEFSARHGLEWWQIDCGWYVIRFLEIVGLATDVKLPTEAHKLKKSFARDNKLK, translated from the exons ATGGTAAATTTGATCGCAGTTTCCGGAGGTGCAAAGGAGGCGGCAGATTATGGCAAAATACTGCTCTCTGATGTCGTAATTACTAGGAAAAGAAACCTCTTTATGAGTCGCAAATGGAGGACTCTTGATATCAGAATGGCTACAGGGATTTTATCTGTTCATTTGCTTGCACTTTGTGCACCATTTCATTTTACTTGGGGTGCATTTTTCTTTGGGTGTTTCATGTACGCGTTGTGCGGAATTTGTGGTATAACTGTCTCGTTTCATCGTAACCTAGCGCACCGTAGTTTTAATCTCCCAAAGTGGCTCGAGTACACCTTTGCTTATCTTGGAGTAATCAGTATGCAG agGGATCCAATATATTGGGTGAGCATGCATAGATATCACCATCAATTTGTTGATTCTGAGAAAGATCCACACTCTCCCACCTTCGGATTTTGGTTTAGTCATATGGGTTGGTTGTTTGACAGTGGCTACATTATGGAAAAG TATCAGGAACGTAAAAATGTTGAGGATTTAAAGAGTCAGGCATTTTATAGGTTCATTAAAACAACCTATTTAATCCATCCGTTTGCTTGGGGAAGCTTTTTTTACTATATGGGTGGATTTCCTTACCTTTCGTGGACTATG GGAGTTGCAATGACATTTGGATATCATACGACGTTTCTAGTAAACTCGGCTTGTCATATATGGGGATACCAAGCTTGGAACACGGGGGACCTATCCAAAAATAATTG GTGGGTAGCAATTCTTACTTTTGGAGAAGGGTGGCATAATAATCATCATGCATTTGAGTTTTCAGCTCGACACGGGTTAGAATGGTGGCAAATTGACTGTGGTTGGTATGTTATAAGGTTTCTTGAAATAGTAGGGTTAGCAACAGATGTTAAGTTGCCAACAGAAGCTCACAAACTTAAGAAATCTTTTGCTCGTGATAACAAGCTGAAATGA